In the Rubrivivax gelatinosus IL144 genome, GCGGGCAGCGCCAGCGCCAGCATGTAGGCGGCCATGTCGCGCGCCGGGTCCAGCGCCAACGCCTGGCGCGCCGCCTCGGCGGCCTTGGCCGGCTGGCCGGCGTGCAGCAGGATGCCGGCCAGATCGGCCAGCAGCACCGGGCTGTCGGGCTGCAGCCCGATTGCGCTGCGCAGGGTCAGCAGCGCGGAGTCGTGGCGGCGGGCGGCGCAGAGGTCGAGCGCACGACGGCGCAGAGCCTCGAGGGTTTCGGCCTGCGCGCCGGCAGGCACCGTGGTCATCGTCATCGGGGAGTTCCTCGGAGTTGGGTGGTCAGGCTGACGGCCGGTCGACCAGCCGTTGTGCGAGCGCGAGCGCCGCGGCGACGACCTGGTCCATGTTGTAGTAGCGGTACTGCGCCAGCCGGCCGAGGAAGAAGACCTCGGTCTCGGCCTCGGCCAGCGCCTCGTAGCGCTTGTAGAGCGCCTCGTTGGCCGGGTTGGGGATCGGGTAGTAGGGCTCGGCGCCGGGAGCGTCCATGCCCTGCGGGATCTCGCGCACGACCGAGGTGCCGGCGTGCTGCTGGCCGCTCAGGTGCTTGAACTCGGTGATGCGCGTCCAGGCGTGGTCGTTGGGGTAGTTGACCGTGCCCACCGGCTGGAACTGCGCCGTGCCGGGCAGGTGCTCGTGCTCGAAGCGCAGGCTGCGGTAGGGCAGGGCGCCGAAGCGCTGGCCGTAGTACTCGTCGACCGGGCCGGTGAAGACCGTGCGCCGGCGGTCGGTGTCGGCGACGCGGGCGTACTCGACGCCGGTGCGGACCTCGATGCCCGGGTGGTCGAGCATGCGCTCGAACATCCGCGTGTAGCCCTCGGCGGGCATGGCCTGGAAGCGGTCGGTGAAGTAGCGGTCGTCGTCGTTGGTGCGCGTCGGGATGCGCGCGGCCACGCCGCCGGCGAGCTCGGACAGGTCCAGCCCCCACTGCTTGCGCGTGTAGCCGCGGAAGAAACGTTCGCAGAGGTCGCGGCCGACCGAGTTCAGCACCACGTCCTCGCTGGTGCGGATCGGCTCGCGCGGCTCGCGCACACGCTCCAGGTAGGCGGCGACGCCGGCTTCGTCGAGGTCCAGCCCGTACAGCGAGTTGATCGTCGTGCGGTTGATCGGCAGCGGGAAGGCGCGGCCGTCGGCAGCGTTGGGCACGGCGAGCACGCGGTGCTCGTAAGGGCGCCACTCGGTGAAGCGCGAGAGCCACTCGAAGACGCGCTCGCTGTTGGTGTGGAAGATGTGCGGGCCGTATTCGTGGATCAGCACGCCGGACGCGTCGAGCCGGTCGTAGGCGTTGCCGGCGATGTTGGCGCGCTTGTCGATGACGAGCACGCGCTCGCCGGCTTCGGCCAGTTCCCGTGCGGTCACGGCGCCCGCGAAGCCGGCGCCGACGATGAGGGTGTCCATGGGGCTCCTTGCCGGTGGGGGCGTCGCGGCTGCGGCGCACGGCGGACCGGCTTGGGGGCAGTCTAGGCAGGCGTCTTGGATGACAGCGCCCGGAAATGAGCCGCGAAACGCGCGCTGTTCGTCACGGCCGAACCGACCGCCGCCAGCAGCCGGCGATGAGGGGCCAAGTGCTTGTCATGAAAGGGGATTCGGCCGCCTGATCGGTCTCTGTCCGGGCCTCACGGCGCATCGCCGGCATGGATGACAAGCAGCCCGCGTGTAGGAATTTGCCTGACAGGCCACGTAGAAAAACCGGGACTCAAGCCACGGAAGTGGCCCGATGTTGCGTCCGTTCGCCGGTCCATACAGTTCGTATCACACCAGTCGCCTACCGACACACAGGAGCCCCGAGATGACCGCCGACCAGATCCTTGCCGAAATCCGCGAAGCCAACCTCTCGTACCTGATGCTGGCCCAGAGCCTCATCCGCACCGACCGCGAACAAGCCCTGTACCGCCTGGGCGTCAGCGAAGAGACCGCGATGCTGATCGCCACGCTGACCCCGGCGCAGATGATGAAGATCGCCGGCGGCAACACGCTGCTGTGCCGCTTCCGCATGGACGACGACATCGTCTGGAGCCTGCTGACCAGCCACGGCAAGAGCTCGGCCAACGACGGCGTCTCCCGCCTGCATGCTTCGATCCTGATGGCCGGGCGCCATCAAGAAGCGGCCTGACCTCCGGTCAGACACCCCACGCAGGAAGGAGAACACCATGGCCCGCAACAAGAGCATCCTGACCGAAGCCAAGCAGATCGAGCGCGCGGTCACGCTGATCAACCTCGGCGCGCGGCTGCAGGTGCTGGAAAGCGAGACCGACCTGAGCTACGAGCGCCTGCTGCGCCTGTACAAGGAAGTCTCGGGCAAGAGCCCCAGCAAGGGCCAGCTGCCGTTCTCCACCGACTGGTTCATGACCTGGCAGCCGAACATCCATTCGAGCCTGTTCCTGAACATCCACGAGTACCTGAACAAGGTCGCCGTGCTCGACGAGATCGACATCGTCATCAAGGCCTACCAGCTGTACCTGGAGCAGATGCAGGCCCAGGGCCTGGAGCCGCTGCTGTCGGTGACGCGCGCCTGGCGCCTGGTGAAGTTCGTCGACAACGGCATGCTGACGATGACCGCCTGCAGCAAGTGCGGCGGCCACTACGTCACCCACCCCCACGAGATCGCGCGCCACTACGTCTGCGGCCTGTGCAACCCCCCGGCGCGTGCCGGCAAGGGCAAGGCCGGCGGCCTGCAACTCGCCGGCTGCCACGGCGAAGGCGAACTGGCGCATTGAGGCATTCCGTCACGGCGGCGGTGCTTGAGCCGCCTGCACGACGGACGAAACAGGTTTCATCCGGCTCCATTGCGTTTTGTCTCCTCCTGGCACAGACCGCTGTGCATTAGGCGGCGGATCCCGGCGGGATCCGCCGCTTTTCTTTTCTGGGCCGGCATCGCCCCGTTTCTCCGCCCCTTGCCCCGACGCCGGGCGCCGCACACTGGCTGCATGTCATCCCTGAGCGCTCCGCGACTGCCCTGGCCGCTGCCGGCCGTGGCCGCCTGGCTGCTGGCCTGGGGCGCGTTCGCCGCGTCGGCCGCCGCCGGTGCCGGCGCCGGCCCGGCCTTCGCCGCGGCGGTGGTGGTGGGCGCCGCGGTGGCGGCGACCGCGCAGGGCCGCTGGCGGCGCCTGCTGGCCGGCGCCGGTTTCCCCTTGTCGGCGCTGGCGCTCGGCGCGCTGCCGGGCATGCCCGGCTGGGCCTGGCTGGCCGCGGCCGTGCCGCTGGCGCTGGCCTACCCGATGAAAGCCTGGCGCGACGCGCCGTTCTTCCCGACACCGGCCGACGCGCTGCAAGGCCTGGACGGCGTCGTCGCGCTGCCCCCCGGCGCCCGCGTGCTCGACGCCGGCTGCGGTCTGGGTCACGGTCTGGCGGCACTGCACCGGCTGTGGCCGGCGGCGCGCTGCGAAGGCGTCGAATGGAGCGCGCCGCTGGCCTGGCTGGCCGCGCGCCGCTGCCGCTTCGCCCGCGTGCGGCGCGGCGACATGTGGGCCGGCTCCTGGGCCGGCGTGGATCTGCTCTACGTCTTCCAGCGGCCCGAGAGCATGGACCGCGTGGCCGCCCGTGCCGACGCCGAGATGGCGCCGGGCAGCTGGCTGGTCAGTCTGGAGTTTCCGATCGCCGGACGCGAGGCGCTGGCGCGCGTGGGTGTGCCCGGCGGCCGCCCGGTCTGGGTCTACCGCGTCGGTCAGAGCGGTAATTCGTCCTCAAACCTGCGCCCTCGGCGCCGATAACACGCCAAGTGCCCTGCGTGTCGTTCATGCCGGGGCTTGCTCGAGGTCAAGCACAACACCATGTTCGTCATCATCGGTTGGGTCATCGTGCTCGGATGCGTGTTCGGTGTCTTCATCGTTCACGGCGGCAACATCATGGTGATCCTCCATGCCTTGCCGTTCGAGATCATCACGATCGGCGGTGCCGCCGGCGGCGCCTTCCTGGCCAACAACCAGCCCAAGGTGCTGAAGGCCACGATGAAGGGCGTGGGCAAGTGCTTCAAGGGCAGCAAGTACACCAAGGCCCGCTACATGGAGCTGATGGCGCTGCTCTACGACATCCTGCAGAAGGCCCGCAAGGAAGGCCTGATGTCCATCGAGAAGGACGTCGAGGACCCGCACAACTCGCCGCTGTTCCAGAAGTACCCGGCGGTCGGCAACGACCACCACGTCTCGGAGTTCATCACCGACTACCTGCGCATGATGGTGTCGGGCAACCTGAACGCGCACGAGATCGAATCGCTGATGGACAGCGAGATCG is a window encoding:
- the glf gene encoding UDP-galactopyranose mutase, which produces MDTLIVGAGFAGAVTARELAEAGERVLVIDKRANIAGNAYDRLDASGVLIHEYGPHIFHTNSERVFEWLSRFTEWRPYEHRVLAVPNAADGRAFPLPINRTTINSLYGLDLDEAGVAAYLERVREPREPIRTSEDVVLNSVGRDLCERFFRGYTRKQWGLDLSELAGGVAARIPTRTNDDDRYFTDRFQAMPAEGYTRMFERMLDHPGIEVRTGVEYARVADTDRRRTVFTGPVDEYYGQRFGALPYRSLRFEHEHLPGTAQFQPVGTVNYPNDHAWTRITEFKHLSGQQHAGTSVVREIPQGMDAPGAEPYYPIPNPANEALYKRYEALAEAETEVFFLGRLAQYRYYNMDQVVAAALALAQRLVDRPSA
- the flhD gene encoding flagellar transcriptional regulator FlhD; its protein translation is MTADQILAEIREANLSYLMLAQSLIRTDREQALYRLGVSEETAMLIATLTPAQMMKIAGGNTLLCRFRMDDDIVWSLLTSHGKSSANDGVSRLHASILMAGRHQEAA
- the flhC gene encoding flagellar transcriptional regulator FlhC; the protein is MARNKSILTEAKQIERAVTLINLGARLQVLESETDLSYERLLRLYKEVSGKSPSKGQLPFSTDWFMTWQPNIHSSLFLNIHEYLNKVAVLDEIDIVIKAYQLYLEQMQAQGLEPLLSVTRAWRLVKFVDNGMLTMTACSKCGGHYVTHPHEIARHYVCGLCNPPARAGKGKAGGLQLAGCHGEGELAH
- a CDS encoding class I SAM-dependent methyltransferase, producing MSSLSAPRLPWPLPAVAAWLLAWGAFAASAAAGAGAGPAFAAAVVVGAAVAATAQGRWRRLLAGAGFPLSALALGALPGMPGWAWLAAAVPLALAYPMKAWRDAPFFPTPADALQGLDGVVALPPGARVLDAGCGLGHGLAALHRLWPAARCEGVEWSAPLAWLAARRCRFARVRRGDMWAGSWAGVDLLYVFQRPESMDRVAARADAEMAPGSWLVSLEFPIAGREALARVGVPGGRPVWVYRVGQSGNSSSNLRPRRR
- the motA gene encoding flagellar motor stator protein MotA, which encodes MFVIIGWVIVLGCVFGVFIVHGGNIMVILHALPFEIITIGGAAGGAFLANNQPKVLKATMKGVGKCFKGSKYTKARYMELMALLYDILQKARKEGLMSIEKDVEDPHNSPLFQKYPAVGNDHHVSEFITDYLRMMVSGNLNAHEIESLMDSEIETHHHEEHAAVAAIQRLAGALPAFGIVAAVLGVVNTMGSVGQPPAVLGGMIGSALVGTFLGILIAYAFAEPLAGLLEQKVDEGTKELQCIKTTLLASMQGYAPQVAIEFGRKVLYSTERPSFTELESHVKGKK